The proteins below are encoded in one region of Oreochromis niloticus isolate F11D_XX linkage group LG6, O_niloticus_UMD_NMBU, whole genome shotgun sequence:
- the atp5md gene encoding ATP synthase F(0) complex subunit k, mitochondrial, translating to MAGHDAGTQHQFTGIAKYFNAYTITGRRNCVLATYASLAAIALFFKLKPKKKPAVTEK from the exons ATGGCAGGACATGACGCTGGAACCCAGCACCAGTTCACTGGAATTGCCAAGTACTTCAATGCATACACAATCACAGGAAGGAGGAAT TGTGTTTTGGCCACATATGCTAGCCTAGCAGCCATCGCCCTTTTCTTCAAATTGAAGCCTAAGAAAAAGCCTGCTGTCACCGAAAAGTGA